The proteins below are encoded in one region of Acanthochromis polyacanthus isolate Apoly-LR-REF ecotype Palm Island chromosome 4, KAUST_Apoly_ChrSc, whole genome shotgun sequence:
- the pgm1 gene encoding phosphoglucomutase-1, whose amino-acid sequence MVKITTVKTKPYTDQKPGTSGLRKRVTVFQQNQHYAENFIQSIISVIEPAERQAATLVVGGDGRFFMKDAIQLIVQIAAANGINHLVIGQNGIMSTPAVSCVIRKIKAVGGIILTASHNPGGPNGDFGIKYNISSGGPAPEGITNKIFEISKGLQEYHICPELKVDLSKIGKQTFEVDTFKPFTVEIVDSVEAYAEMLRGIFDFAALKELLSGANHINVRLDAMHGVVGPYVKKIVCEELGSPANSAVNCVPQEDFGGHHPDPNLTYAADLVNTMKGGEYDFGAAFDGDGDRNMVLGKHGFFVNPSDSVAVIAANITSIPYFKKTGVKGLARSMPTSGALDNVAKALQMQLYETPTGWKFFGNLMDAGKLSLCGEESFGTGSDHIREKDGLWAVLAWLSILATRKRSVEEIMKDHWQKFGRNFFTRYDYEEVDSDAANKMIKDLETAMLEPSFVGKKFSSGDKTYEVAIADNFAYTDPVDGSVSKNQGLRIIFSDGSRIIFRLSGTGSAGATIRLYIDSYEKDPLKIDQDPQVMLAPLVDIALKVSQLHESTGRTGPTVIT is encoded by the exons atggtgaaaatcacAACAGTGAAGACCAAGCCGTACACGGACCAGAAGCCCGGGACGAGCGGTCTGAGGAAGAGGGTGACGGTgttccagcagaaccagcactATGCGGAGAACTTCATCCAGAGCATTATCTCTGTCATCGAGCCCGCCGAGCGCCAGGCGGCCACTCTGGTGGTGGGAGGAGACGGCAGGTTTTTCATGAAAGACGCCATTCAGCTTATCGTTCAGATCGCTGCTGCCAACGGG ATTAATCATCTGGTGATTGGTCAGAATGGCATCATGTCCACCCCAGCAGTCTCCTGTGTGATCCGCAAGATCAAGGCAGTGGGTGGAATCATCCTCACAGCCAGCCACAACCCAGGTGGCCCCAATGGAGATTTTGGCATAAAGTACAACATTTCCAGTGGAG GACCTGCTCCAGAgggcattacaaataaaatcttCGAGATCAGCAAAGGCCTGCAGGAGTATCACATCTGCCCAGAGCTCAAAGTGGATCTGTCCAAGATCGGCAAGCAGACCTTTGAAGTGGACACCTTCAAGCCCTTCACAG tGGAAATTGTGGACTCCGTTGAGGCCTATGCTGAGATGCTAAGGGGAATCTTTGactttgctgcactgaaagagCTTCTCTCTGGAGCCAATCACATTAATGTCCGACTGGATGCTATGCATGGAG TGGTTGGTCCCTATGTGAAGAAGATAGTGTGTGAAGAACTGGGTTCTCCTGCCAACTCAGCAGTCAACTGCGTCCCCCAGGAGGACTTTGGTGGTCACCACCCAGACCCCAACTTGACCTATGCTGCCGACCTGGTCAACACCATGAAAGGTGGAGAGTATGACTTCGGAGCCGCCTTTGATGGTGATGGT GACCGCAACATGGTGCTGGGTAAACATGGTTTCTTTGTGAACCCCTCTGACTCCGTGGCTGTCATTGCTGCTAACATTACCAGCATCCCTTACTTCAAGAAGACTGGTGTCAAAGGACTGGCTCGCAGTATGCCCACCAGTGGAGCCTTGGAcaa TGTGGCTAAAGCTCTGCAGATGCAGCTGTACGAGACTCCGACTGGTTGGAAGTTCTTTGGGAATCTGATGGATGCTGGAAAACTCTCACTGTGTGGAGAGGAGAGCTTCGGCACCG GCTCAGATCATATCCGTGAGAAGGACGGCTTGTGGGCAGTGTTGGCGTGGTTGTCTATCTTAGCCACCAGGAAACGGAGCGTGGAGGAGATCATGAAGGATCACTGGCAGAAGTTTGGCAGGAACTTTTTCACCAG GTACGACTATGAGGAGGTTGACTCAGACGCTGCCAACAAGATGATCAAGGATCTGGAGACGGCAATGCTCGAGCCTTCCTTTGTAGGAAAGAAGTTCTCTTCAGGAGATAAGACCTATGAAGTGGCTATCGCTGACAACTTCGCCTACACAGACCCTGTCGATGGAAGTGTATCCAAAAACCAG GGCCTCCGGATCATTTTCTCTGACGGATCTAGGATAATTTTCCGTCTCAGCGGCACAGGCAGCGCAGGAGCAACCATCAGGCTCTACATTGACAGCTATGAGAAGGACCCCCTGAAAATTGACCAGGATCCACAG GTGATGCTGGCGCCCCTGGTCGACATTGCCCTCAAAGTCTCTCAGCTCCACGAGAGCACTGGACGCACCGGCCCGACTGTGATCACATGA
- the efcab7 gene encoding EF-hand calcium-binding domain-containing protein 7 isoform X3, whose product MRAFKKMDVNGDGYITHSELEKALTTRGEKMTTEEVNAIFSLADINKDGKLDYAEFCRLLVSTVEQCQTAALERLEADAKLKRQNFGSQSYSPPKSSVSSSSSSGATAAQVEATHRTESDTTLKKVGVCLLDSRSSSRPPSARSRRSSLSNSTAVTSSSTKASKIPEPPGLQEWHHSYMKGCFFLEDDGSISSLQYQLHVPETTSVYLTIQPLSLSHRTDKTLSWMTVDTALFVMSAGESKEDSTLVCFTESKDKEKYVWKGELNAGTYNLLPFTSGCRLKKRSKKSLSNKLVELVYKTDTGELDLTRELREVLSDIFEVIDLDGNGLLSLEEYNFFELRTSGEKCDKDAWAVCKENFDMRKNQLTRQGFMELNLMEATEKDGDPADLWVTLEAMGYNRMLELVEACPFQIDVHCEGTQPSIQPISMDSGPKLLNQALQKSITARTGAKALRGHDNVFIYTYRGEHRISSLIANKNNQKVTVHVNNEQSRNCCSSRGMTVFAVEVPARTKMVCQHVLPIIEKQDWTYNCVETILPSM is encoded by the exons ATGAGAGCTTTTAAAAAGATGGATGTGAACGGTGATGGCTACATCACACACAGTGAACTGGAGAAGGCCCTAACCACT agaggagagaaaatgacaactGAAGAAGTGAATGCTATTTTCTCATTAGCTGACATTAACAAGGATGGCAAATTGGACTACGCAGAA TTCTGCAGATTGCTTGTGTCTACAGTAGAGCAGTGTCAAACGGCTGCTTTGGAAAGGCTTGAGGCTGATGCCAAGCTGAAGAGACAGAACTTTGGCAGTCAATCATACAGCCCTCCGAAGAGCTCcgtgtcatcatcatcatcatcagggGCAACAGCAGCTCAAGTGGAGGCAACTCACCGGACAGAATCAGACACAACACTCAAGAAAG TGGGTGTGTGTCTCTTAGACAGCCGATCATCCTCCCGTCCTCCTTCCGCTCGCAGCAGACGCTCGTCGCTGTCGAACTCAACCGCAGTGACATCTAGCAGCACGAAGGCCAGCAAAATCCCAGAGCCTCCAGGTTTACAG GAGTGGCATCACAGTTACATGAAAGGGTGCTTCTTTTTAGAGGATGATGGAAGTATCAGCTCTCTGCAGTACCAGCTCCATGTACCTGAGACAACCAGCGTCTACCTGACCATCCAACCACTCAGCCTGAGTCACAGAACCG acaagactCTATCATGGATGACAGTGGACACGGCTCTTTTTGTCATGTCAGCTGGTGAATCCAAAGAAGACTCAACCTTAGTGTGTTTTACTGAGTCAAAAGACAAAGAA AAGTATGTGTGGAAAGGAGAACTGAATGCCGGGACATACAACCTGCTTCCCTTCACCAGTGGCTGCAGATTAAAGAAACGGAGCAAAAAGAGCCTCTCCAATAAACTTGTGGAACTGGTCTACAAGACTGACACTGGAGAACTAGACCTCACTCGGGAGCTTAG GGAGGTGCTGTCTGACATCTTTGAGGTGATAGATCTGGATGGTAATGGCTTGCTCAGCCTGGAGGAGTACAACTTCTTTGAGCTAAGGACCAGTGGAGAGAAGTGCGATAAAGATGCCTGGGCAGTTTGTAAAG AAAACTTTGATATGAGAAAGAACCAGCTGACTCGACAGGGGTTCATGGAGCTGAACCTGATGGAGGCCACAGAGAAAGATGGAGATCCGGCAGATTTGTGGGTCACCCTGGAAGCTATGGGATACAACCGCATGCTGGAGCTTGTAGAG GCTTGTCCATTCCAGATTGACGTGCACTGTGAAGGCACTCAGCCGTCCATTCAGCCAATCAGTATGGACTCAGGGCCCAAGCTTCTCAACCAGGCCCTCCAGAAGTCCATCACAGCAAGGACAGGAGCCAAAGCGCTGAGGGGACATGACAATGTCTTCATCTACACCTACAGAGGAGAGCACAGGATCTCCTCCCTCATAGCCAACAAG AATAACCAGAAAGTGACTGTCCATGTAAACAATGAGCAGAGCAGGaactgctgcagcagcagaggcatGACTGTGTTTGCTGTAGAAGTACCAGCCCGGACTAAGATG GTATGCCAGCATGTGCTACCCATTATTGAGAAACAGGACTGGACCTACAACTGTGTGGAGACCATACTGCCCAGCATGTAG
- the efcab7 gene encoding EF-hand calcium-binding domain-containing protein 7 isoform X2 has product MSFQESPRPSDEKEAFYMQCRAAYLAVFRSSLTNITSKQQLCRVLQQAGRNPSHATLNKYWTTRTYKLNFDDFCEILKCEKKNEETELMRAFKKMDVNGDGYITHSELEKALTTRGEKMTTEEVNAIFSLADINKDGKLDYAEFCRLLVSTVEQCQTAALERLEADAKLKRQNFGSQSYSPPKSSVSSSSSSGATAAQVEATHRTESDTTLKKDSRSSSRPPSARSRRSSLSNSTAVTSSSTKASKIPEPPGLQEWHHSYMKGCFFLEDDGSISSLQYQLHVPETTSVYLTIQPLSLSHRTDKTLSWMTVDTALFVMSAGESKEDSTLVCFTESKDKEKYVWKGELNAGTYNLLPFTSGCRLKKRSKKSLSNKLVELVYKTDTGELDLTRELREVLSDIFEVIDLDGNGLLSLEEYNFFELRTSGEKCDKDAWAVCKENFDMRKNQLTRQGFMELNLMEATEKDGDPADLWVTLEAMGYNRMLELVEACPFQIDVHCEGTQPSIQPISMDSGPKLLNQALQKSITARTGAKALRGHDNVFIYTYRGEHRISSLIANKNNQKVTVHVNNEQSRNCCSSRGMTVFAVEVPARTKMVCQHVLPIIEKQDWTYNCVETILPSM; this is encoded by the exons ATGTCTTTTCAGGAGTCACCTCGTCCTTCCGACGAGAAGGAGGCTTTCTACATGCAATGTCGAGCTGCGTACCTCGCTGTGTTTAGATCTAGTTTGACAAATATCACTTCAAAACAGCAGTTATGTCGTG TTCTCCAGCAGGCTGGAAGAAATCCATCTCATGCCACTCTCAATAAATACTGGACTACTAGAACATATAAACTGAACTTTGACGACTTCTGTGAGATTCTCAAGTGCgagaagaaaaatgaggaaacTGAGCTGATGAGAGCTTTTAAAAAGATGGATGTGAACGGTGATGGCTACATCACACACAGTGAACTGGAGAAGGCCCTAACCACT agaggagagaaaatgacaactGAAGAAGTGAATGCTATTTTCTCATTAGCTGACATTAACAAGGATGGCAAATTGGACTACGCAGAA TTCTGCAGATTGCTTGTGTCTACAGTAGAGCAGTGTCAAACGGCTGCTTTGGAAAGGCTTGAGGCTGATGCCAAGCTGAAGAGACAGAACTTTGGCAGTCAATCATACAGCCCTCCGAAGAGCTCcgtgtcatcatcatcatcatcagggGCAACAGCAGCTCAAGTGGAGGCAACTCACCGGACAGAATCAGACACAACACTCAAGAAAG ACAGCCGATCATCCTCCCGTCCTCCTTCCGCTCGCAGCAGACGCTCGTCGCTGTCGAACTCAACCGCAGTGACATCTAGCAGCACGAAGGCCAGCAAAATCCCAGAGCCTCCAGGTTTACAG GAGTGGCATCACAGTTACATGAAAGGGTGCTTCTTTTTAGAGGATGATGGAAGTATCAGCTCTCTGCAGTACCAGCTCCATGTACCTGAGACAACCAGCGTCTACCTGACCATCCAACCACTCAGCCTGAGTCACAGAACCG acaagactCTATCATGGATGACAGTGGACACGGCTCTTTTTGTCATGTCAGCTGGTGAATCCAAAGAAGACTCAACCTTAGTGTGTTTTACTGAGTCAAAAGACAAAGAA AAGTATGTGTGGAAAGGAGAACTGAATGCCGGGACATACAACCTGCTTCCCTTCACCAGTGGCTGCAGATTAAAGAAACGGAGCAAAAAGAGCCTCTCCAATAAACTTGTGGAACTGGTCTACAAGACTGACACTGGAGAACTAGACCTCACTCGGGAGCTTAG GGAGGTGCTGTCTGACATCTTTGAGGTGATAGATCTGGATGGTAATGGCTTGCTCAGCCTGGAGGAGTACAACTTCTTTGAGCTAAGGACCAGTGGAGAGAAGTGCGATAAAGATGCCTGGGCAGTTTGTAAAG AAAACTTTGATATGAGAAAGAACCAGCTGACTCGACAGGGGTTCATGGAGCTGAACCTGATGGAGGCCACAGAGAAAGATGGAGATCCGGCAGATTTGTGGGTCACCCTGGAAGCTATGGGATACAACCGCATGCTGGAGCTTGTAGAG GCTTGTCCATTCCAGATTGACGTGCACTGTGAAGGCACTCAGCCGTCCATTCAGCCAATCAGTATGGACTCAGGGCCCAAGCTTCTCAACCAGGCCCTCCAGAAGTCCATCACAGCAAGGACAGGAGCCAAAGCGCTGAGGGGACATGACAATGTCTTCATCTACACCTACAGAGGAGAGCACAGGATCTCCTCCCTCATAGCCAACAAG AATAACCAGAAAGTGACTGTCCATGTAAACAATGAGCAGAGCAGGaactgctgcagcagcagaggcatGACTGTGTTTGCTGTAGAAGTACCAGCCCGGACTAAGATG GTATGCCAGCATGTGCTACCCATTATTGAGAAACAGGACTGGACCTACAACTGTGTGGAGACCATACTGCCCAGCATGTAG
- the efcab7 gene encoding EF-hand calcium-binding domain-containing protein 7 isoform X1, giving the protein MSFQESPRPSDEKEAFYMQCRAAYLAVFRSSLTNITSKQQLCRVLQQAGRNPSHATLNKYWTTRTYKLNFDDFCEILKCEKKNEETELMRAFKKMDVNGDGYITHSELEKALTTRGEKMTTEEVNAIFSLADINKDGKLDYAEFCRLLVSTVEQCQTAALERLEADAKLKRQNFGSQSYSPPKSSVSSSSSSGATAAQVEATHRTESDTTLKKVGVCLLDSRSSSRPPSARSRRSSLSNSTAVTSSSTKASKIPEPPGLQEWHHSYMKGCFFLEDDGSISSLQYQLHVPETTSVYLTIQPLSLSHRTDKTLSWMTVDTALFVMSAGESKEDSTLVCFTESKDKEKYVWKGELNAGTYNLLPFTSGCRLKKRSKKSLSNKLVELVYKTDTGELDLTRELREVLSDIFEVIDLDGNGLLSLEEYNFFELRTSGEKCDKDAWAVCKENFDMRKNQLTRQGFMELNLMEATEKDGDPADLWVTLEAMGYNRMLELVEACPFQIDVHCEGTQPSIQPISMDSGPKLLNQALQKSITARTGAKALRGHDNVFIYTYRGEHRISSLIANKNNQKVTVHVNNEQSRNCCSSRGMTVFAVEVPARTKMVCQHVLPIIEKQDWTYNCVETILPSM; this is encoded by the exons ATGTCTTTTCAGGAGTCACCTCGTCCTTCCGACGAGAAGGAGGCTTTCTACATGCAATGTCGAGCTGCGTACCTCGCTGTGTTTAGATCTAGTTTGACAAATATCACTTCAAAACAGCAGTTATGTCGTG TTCTCCAGCAGGCTGGAAGAAATCCATCTCATGCCACTCTCAATAAATACTGGACTACTAGAACATATAAACTGAACTTTGACGACTTCTGTGAGATTCTCAAGTGCgagaagaaaaatgaggaaacTGAGCTGATGAGAGCTTTTAAAAAGATGGATGTGAACGGTGATGGCTACATCACACACAGTGAACTGGAGAAGGCCCTAACCACT agaggagagaaaatgacaactGAAGAAGTGAATGCTATTTTCTCATTAGCTGACATTAACAAGGATGGCAAATTGGACTACGCAGAA TTCTGCAGATTGCTTGTGTCTACAGTAGAGCAGTGTCAAACGGCTGCTTTGGAAAGGCTTGAGGCTGATGCCAAGCTGAAGAGACAGAACTTTGGCAGTCAATCATACAGCCCTCCGAAGAGCTCcgtgtcatcatcatcatcatcagggGCAACAGCAGCTCAAGTGGAGGCAACTCACCGGACAGAATCAGACACAACACTCAAGAAAG TGGGTGTGTGTCTCTTAGACAGCCGATCATCCTCCCGTCCTCCTTCCGCTCGCAGCAGACGCTCGTCGCTGTCGAACTCAACCGCAGTGACATCTAGCAGCACGAAGGCCAGCAAAATCCCAGAGCCTCCAGGTTTACAG GAGTGGCATCACAGTTACATGAAAGGGTGCTTCTTTTTAGAGGATGATGGAAGTATCAGCTCTCTGCAGTACCAGCTCCATGTACCTGAGACAACCAGCGTCTACCTGACCATCCAACCACTCAGCCTGAGTCACAGAACCG acaagactCTATCATGGATGACAGTGGACACGGCTCTTTTTGTCATGTCAGCTGGTGAATCCAAAGAAGACTCAACCTTAGTGTGTTTTACTGAGTCAAAAGACAAAGAA AAGTATGTGTGGAAAGGAGAACTGAATGCCGGGACATACAACCTGCTTCCCTTCACCAGTGGCTGCAGATTAAAGAAACGGAGCAAAAAGAGCCTCTCCAATAAACTTGTGGAACTGGTCTACAAGACTGACACTGGAGAACTAGACCTCACTCGGGAGCTTAG GGAGGTGCTGTCTGACATCTTTGAGGTGATAGATCTGGATGGTAATGGCTTGCTCAGCCTGGAGGAGTACAACTTCTTTGAGCTAAGGACCAGTGGAGAGAAGTGCGATAAAGATGCCTGGGCAGTTTGTAAAG AAAACTTTGATATGAGAAAGAACCAGCTGACTCGACAGGGGTTCATGGAGCTGAACCTGATGGAGGCCACAGAGAAAGATGGAGATCCGGCAGATTTGTGGGTCACCCTGGAAGCTATGGGATACAACCGCATGCTGGAGCTTGTAGAG GCTTGTCCATTCCAGATTGACGTGCACTGTGAAGGCACTCAGCCGTCCATTCAGCCAATCAGTATGGACTCAGGGCCCAAGCTTCTCAACCAGGCCCTCCAGAAGTCCATCACAGCAAGGACAGGAGCCAAAGCGCTGAGGGGACATGACAATGTCTTCATCTACACCTACAGAGGAGAGCACAGGATCTCCTCCCTCATAGCCAACAAG AATAACCAGAAAGTGACTGTCCATGTAAACAATGAGCAGAGCAGGaactgctgcagcagcagaggcatGACTGTGTTTGCTGTAGAAGTACCAGCCCGGACTAAGATG GTATGCCAGCATGTGCTACCCATTATTGAGAAACAGGACTGGACCTACAACTGTGTGGAGACCATACTGCCCAGCATGTAG